GATTATATACCATCTAATAAAatcaatatatttattagtTAGGTTTTTAAATTGAAGAATATTATATTTACtatttgtttatatatttttggttagttttttatgatttaaaaatttaaatttaatcttttatataataacaaatataaaaaaaattaaaaaaaatagtccATGGTTTCTCTTTTAAATTTGGGCAAAAGCCTTTGTTGACAAGATAGCACAGAGACAGAGACCaggaaatagaaaataaggTGGAAATGGATTCCGGGGTCAACTTGCTCGCCTCACCTATCCTCTGCTTTTCTCATATTTGATATATATATCATATTCATTTCAAATCATAATATATACGAAATCTACCAAGAAATTGTCATAACCCTCGATGAAGAAGCCAAAAACGCTTCATATACCCTCTCAACATTCACACACAACTCTCTCACCTTTCCACAAACATGCCAACCTCATTCACTAGTTTCCTTAACCACCTCCTCAtttccttcttcctcttcttcctcactTCATCAAACTCTTCCGATACATTAACCGGAACACAAATTCTTACTACTAACCAAACCCTCTTATCACAGAACCAAACCTTCGTTCTCGGCTTCTTCGGAGGTTCCAACACCAACTATTACCTCGGAATATGGTACAACAACATCAATCCTCAAACAATAGTTTGGGTTGCAAACAGAGACAACCCCATTGACAACTCCACAGGCTATCTCAAGATCGGAGACAACGGAAACTTTGTCCTTCTCAATTCATCCGGTAACCCGGCATGGTCCTCCAACCAAACCAACGCCAAGAATCCAGTTATCCAGCTCCTGGAAACCGGTAACCTTGTTCTCAAAGATTCAGAACAGAGCAATAACTACCTATGGCAGAGCTTCGATTACCCAACAGATACCTTGCTACCGGGGATGCAGATGGGTTGGAACTTCGACACGGGAATTGAGAAGCACTTAACATCGTGGAAGGTCACAGGTGAAGACCCTTCTTCCGGTGACTACACTTTCAAGCTAGATTACCGTGGTTTACCTGAGATTTTTCTGAGGAGAAACCAGACTATCATATACCGAAGTGGTTCCTGGAATGGTGAGAGATTCAACGGAGTTCCAGAGATGGACACCGATACTGATTCCATTGTGTTCAGCTTCTCCGATGACGCGCACGGCGTGTTCTACTATTTCTCCATCGGGAACGCTTCTTTGTTATCGAGGCTAACGGTGACGTCAGATTCAGACGGTGAACTTCAACGGCGGACGTGGATAGCGAGCAGCGAAACTTGGAACAAGTTCTGGTACGCACCGGCGGATCAATGCGACCATTACAGGGAGTGTGGTCCGTACGGAGTGTGTGACAATAATGCATCGCCGGTTTGCACATGTATGAAAGGGTTCAGCCCTAAGAACCCTCAGGCTTGGAATCTGAGAGATGGATCTGGCGGGTGTGTGAGGAACACCGATCTGGATTGCCCCACTGACAAGTTCTTGCATCTTGAGAGCATGAAGCTGCCGGAGACGACGACGGTGTTTGTTAACAAAAGTATGACGTTAACGGAATGTGAGAGCCTGTGCCATCGGAATTGTTCATGCACTGCATATGCAAACATTGATATCACAAATGGCGGAAGTGGTTGTGTTATGTGGCTTGGTCAACTCTTTGACTTGAGGAACTACCCTTCCGGCGGTGGCCAAGATCTCTATGTTCGATTATCTGCTGCTGATATAGGTATATacgtttctttctttctttctttttaagaTATTCTCTTGCTTATGGTGTGCATATATACATGATTAATTATTTGGAACTAGAAATCAACTCAAGCAAGTGTCGGATTTCGAACCTCACTTTAGACATACAGCAATTTATTGATTAGCAAAACTCAGATTAGCTACGGATTAATTATTTGGAACTAGAACAGTATTATTAAAGAGGTGAGAATTGAGAGGGGAAATGGGACGAATATGGCTAGCTAGTGGCAATAAATCGCAATAAGTGGTTCCAGCAGGACCCAGGATGGTAACGTAGTTATATCATATCGGGCACATGGAATGATTCGATATATAAATTGTCATAAATAAGTATATTCAAAATAGTCTTCTGGTAGGTTCCTCCCATTTGAATCT
This sequence is a window from Arachis stenosperma cultivar V10309 chromosome 10, arast.V10309.gnm1.PFL2, whole genome shotgun sequence. Protein-coding genes within it:
- the LOC130955939 gene encoding receptor-like serine/threonine-protein kinase SD1-8, producing the protein MPTSFTSFLNHLLISFFLFFLTSSNSSDTLTGTQILTTNQTLLSQNQTFVLGFFGGSNTNYYLGIWYNNINPQTIVWVANRDNPIDNSTGYLKIGDNGNFVLLNSSGNPAWSSNQTNAKNPVIQLLETGNLVLKDSEQSNNYLWQSFDYPTDTLLPGMQMGWNFDTGIEKHLTSWKVTGEDPSSGDYTFKLDYRGLPEIFLRRNQTIIYRSGSWNGERFNGVPEMDTDTDSIVFSFSDDAHGVFYYFSIGNASLLSRLTVTSDSDGELQRRTWIASSETWNKFWYAPADQCDHYRECGPYGVCDNNASPVCTCMKGFSPKNPQAWNLRDGSGGCVRNTDLDCPTDKFLHLESMKLPETTTVFVNKSMTLTECESLCHRNCSCTAYANIDITNGGSGCVMWLGQLFDLRNYPSGGGQDLYVRLSAADIGSAGSKHRKAEAIGISLSVVAIVLGLVAICYLRKKKQHRGSIHRSHDLLMNEGVPSRGHSGDRNMDDLELPMFDFDTLTMATNNFSQDNKLGQGGFGSVYRGSLIESQEIAVKRLSKDSGQGIEEFKNEVKLIVKLQHRNLVRLLGCCIEKDEKMLVYEYMENRSLDSILFDKVKRSLLDWKSRFNIICGIARGLLYLHQDSRFRIIHRDLKASNILLDSEMNPKISDFGMARIFGSNQTEANTIRVVGTYGYMSPEYAMDGNFSVKSDVFSFGVLVLEIITGKKNRGFYYANDELNLLGNVWRQWNEGTALELVDQSIGNSYAESEVLRCIHVGLLCVQERAEDRPTMSSVVLMLSSEAALMPRPKNPGFSLRKNHPETDSSSSNQDKTWSVNQVTVTMLNAR